In Leptospira fainei serovar Hurstbridge str. BUT 6, the genomic stretch AGTCTGAACGATTCCGTCTTTCGTACACCCGGACGTTCCGGAAGTGATTCCGAAGGTCTGATTGTACAGAGTTCCGTTCGTCGTAGTTGCAAAAATTTGCTCGATTCCGTTTCCGGTAATTATGATCGAACCCAAACCACAGCCGGCTTGACCGTAGCCTTTTGCAGAAAGATTCGCAATTCCGAAAGAGAATGCAAAACAAGAAATAAAGGATAAAATAATAAGTTTTCTCATGATCTTTTATTCTCCGAATTTATAGTAAAGCGCAGCTTTTTGCGAGGCTTTCGTTTTTACGAACTTCAGATTTAACGGCTGAAAGTAGAAGTGCTGGAGTAGTATCCGAATTAATCAGAGAAGAATATTTGTCCTTTGCCATTTTACCGAATTGAGCGGAAGAAATATCCGAGGTGCATCCTAATAGTTGGGCAAACGTATTTAATTTTTCACCTTTTCCTAATGCCATTTCTTGTTCGAGACTTTCGTAATTAACGGTCACAAACAACTCTTGCGCTTTTTCTTTCATTACGATTCCGTCGGAACTGCAATTTGAAGTTCCCGAAGTAATTCCGAACGTCTGAATTCCGGTCGCATTCAAAGTCGCCGCAAAGATCTGGGAAATATCATTATTCTTAATGATCAGAGAGCCTAAGCCGCATCCTGCCATCCCATAGCCTTTTGCTTCCACTCTCGGCGATACAAATAACGCACCTGCCAAAGCAGTAACTGATAGAACTGCCAATAATCGGTTTTTCATTCTACTGTCTCCTAAGGAAAAATAGGGCTTCACCGTATTCAGGAAAAAATGATAGTCAATGACTTTTTTCCGCTAATTGGAGAGACAACTTGAAGTCATCGAATGCAACCGCAATGATGAGTCGGTTTTCCATTCCACCTTATCCAATCTAGGATTGGTAGAAAATGATATTTCTATCTTATTGCACAAAACCGGGACTATATTGGAAATAAGTTTACGACTAATCTCGAATTCACTTCCTTCTGAAAGTTCTCAGTTCGAGATCCATTTTTTTCATCTAAAATGAATCGATATAAAATGAATCCTGAAATCCATAACGTGGCTATTGACAAATATCATGGTTAGTAACATGATTATTTGTGCGCTGAACGATTTTTACTTTAAATACGATGGTGAGGAAATTGAAATTTTCCCTTTCTAAAGCAACTATCATTAATAGAATTAAAAAAAATGAATTTACTTAGATTCGGTTTTGTCTTTGAGTTTTTCCCGATACGCTTAGCTCGATTTTATCCTTTTCAAAAGATGTATATTACCTCACGGATCGATTCATCGATAATCCGAAATTACCCTGATTAAGACCTTTTCTTTTCAAATTTCCGCCTATCGACCATCCTTTTAGTAAGGAATATAAATATTTCTAAAAATCCAGCCTCGAAAGATGGATGCTGCGTAAAAAGATTGCTCATAAAAACCTTTCGACCTCAACGGTACTAGTTTCAAATCGCCCGAAGAAGATCCGGGTTATTCTAGTTGACATAACTGTTTCAGAAGATCACATGTTCTCCTTAATAAAATAAAGGAGAGGTTAGTTTTATGGACAAAAGACTAATTTCGATCGGTTTAGGTGCATTCCTACTGCTCGGATCCAGTGCAAATGGCATCTTCGCGAATGGTTATGGAGCCGCTGGGTGCGGACTCGGTTCGGTTATTTTTAGCAATAATACGACCGTTCTTCAGGTATTAGCGGCGACGACAAACGGAACGTCCGCAAATCAAACGTTCGGAATTTCCACCGGTTCCCTTAATTGTACAACCGACGGAATCGTGAAGAATGAAAAGGCTCAGGAAATTTTCATCGCTCAAAACTTTGAATCATTGGAGCAGGAAATGTCCAGCGGCAAAGGGGAAAAACTGAGCACCCTTTCGCATTTACTCGGCTGCACTCCCGAAAGCACGAACCAGCTCGGTCTGTTGGCAAAAACGAATTATGCAAAGCTTTTCGGAAAAGAGACGACTCCATCGACTCTTCTTTCCGCAGTGAAAGACGGTATTCGAGAAGACCAAGCTCTCTCTCGCAGTTGCAGGATCTAATGGAAAACAACATGAAGAAATTCTTATTATCATTATTAGTTGTCGCTCTAGCGATTTTACCTAATTATATCGCAGCAAAAGAAGGATACGGAGCTGCGGGTTGCGGACTCGGAGCCGTAGTAATCACGGAGAATAAAAAAGTCCACCAAGTCATAGCTGCTACGGTGAATGGATTTTTAGGGAATCAAACTTTCGGAATCTCAACTGGCACCTTAAATTGTAAAACGGCAAGTCTTGCGCAAAAGCAGAAAGCGCAGGAAATTTTCGTTCACATGAACTACCACTATCTGGAGCAGGAATTCGCTCAAGGCAGCGGGGAAAGAGTCGGTGCCTTGGCGTCTTTGATGGGCTGCCGGGATTCCGCAACCTTCAGCAAAGTTGGGAAAGAGAAATTTGCCGTTCTTTTTAATCAAGATACGCCGGATTCCTTTTTACAGAAAATGAGACAGGAAGTCTCTTCCAATCAACAGTTGAATACGACCTGCCAACTTTGATAAGAAAACCCCTTCCGAGCGCACGGAAGGGGTTTGGTTTCAGTCTATTCGAAAGTTACCTGCCATAGTTGCTAAGGAATTTTACTAATTGCAAATTTCTTCGAGTTCGTAACGAATTTTACTTTCCCCCAATCTCATTCATCCTTGACCCTTCCAATAAATTGCGAAGCGCTTCTTCAACGTTTAAACTCTTTATAAATAATCCGGGTATCGAAAAAGGTCCCCTGTTATAAAGCTCTAACGATAGGAAAATAATTTCTCCTTCTTTCGCATAAAATATTTTATCCATGTCCTTACATCGAAGCGAATAAAAGCCCGGATTTAAACGGATTTTTATAAAATCTGCGGAATCCAAACTCCAGCTATCGATCGGAGATTTCTTATCGGATGTGAAGGATCCTTCGTAGCGAAATAATTCCACATGAAAGGACCAGAGAGACAGCGCCACTCGGGTAGGGCGCAAGACATAAAGTAATGCCTGCTTCTCGGTCGTTTTTTCCAAGGACTGAAATTTGGACGTCGTCGCGCAACCGGCCAGCAAACCGGCAAACCAAATCGTAAACAGCGAAGCGCCTAATTTCTCCAAAAATCTTGTAGCCCCTAGTTGCATTCGAATAAAATTGACTCCCACACCGAGGATTTCTAATGAAAATTGAGTTCACACCGGAGCAATTCGAGACTTTGCTTAAATCCATCGCCATTTCAAGCTGGATGATCAACGCCTTTAACGAAGGCAGCGAAGAAACGACGGCTTATTCCGAACTCGAGCAATACATCCTGTCATTTGCGAAGGATTTTGGGAAGCAGGAATTCGTTGACTATGATGCCGCAGATAACGTCTATTATCCGACTCGAAAATTCGAGGATCAAACGGATATTTTCGATATCATCTCCGAATACGATAACGAACTCTTTTGGGACGAGCTGATTCATAGAATGGCTCGCAGAGATTTTGCGATTGAATACGGGGAAGACGGAATTTCAGCCATGGCCATCGAAGAAAGAATCGAAAAAGAAGCTCCGTTCATTACAAAGTACGAAGAGATCTTTGCCAATCAAGGTTTGGATAATATTGAGATTAAGTGAAGCGGTGACATCTGTTTCTCTCAATACCGCATAAACGGACATCGTAATGCCGAACACGGATAATATCGAACCTACCGGCGTCATCACGATAGAACGACTCGGTCGAAACCTGCGCGGCTTCGGAAAACTGGGAGGAAAATCTATCGAAATTCCTTACTCTCTCGTCGGGGATGTCTATCGCGTTTTTAAATTCGGAAAACGTAAATTCTTCTATAAATGGCAGGCGGATTCTTTAGAAAAACGTGATGTAACTCCGGAATGTGCGCACTTCGGTCAATGCGGAGGCTGCTCCGGCCAGCATTTGGAATATTCGAAACAGTTCGAATTGAAATTCGCGCCGATTCGACAAGGTTTGTTAGAACGTGGAATTGAAAATTTTTCCGTCCAGCCGTCAACGGCGCAATATCATTATAGAAACAGGATGGATTTCGCGGTTTTCCCCGATAAGATCGTCGGACTTCGGATGGCCGGTAATTTCCGAAAAATAATTCCGTTAGATAATTGCGCGATACAATCGGATTGGGCCAACGAGGAATTAAGTCGTATAAAAATATTTTTGTCCGAATTTCCGGACATCGAGTACGACCGGAAGAAAGAAGTCGGATTTTTAAAATACGTTACTCTTCGCAAATCGGTGTTCACCGACGATTCCATGACCATCTTTACATTTACCGAAGATTTTAAGGAAAATCCCTTATTAGAGAAAGTTGCGGACGCCGCGAAACGAATCTCAATCGGTAAAAATTTGGTCTTTTGCTTTAATCGCAAGAAAGGTGAAATATCGGCTTCCGGAGAAAGTCTTGTCTTACGTGGAAAAGACAGCCTGCTCGAAATCGTGTTGGGTCGATCTTTCCTGATTCCGTTCGACGGCTTCTTCCAACCTAACCCGAAAGAATTTTTGCATATTCTGGATTTCGTGAAGCAAAGGATTACTCCGAAGAAAACGCTAATCGATTTATTCTGCGGCAGCGGGTTCTTCTCACTTTTATTCGGTAAGGAATTTCCAAGCTTATTAGGAATCGATGTCGTTCCCTCTTCGGTCGCCTCCGGACTATCCGTACTTCAAAACGAATTTCCCGATAAGAAATTGGAAATGTTATCCGTCGATTTATTCCACAAGAAAGGTTTGGAAAAATTGGAAGCGACCGGACTTCTTCATTCCGAGGGAGTTCTGATCGCGGATCCGCCGAGGAACGGTTTATCTCCCGAACTTTGCGGTCTTTTAAACCGAAGCAAAGTCGGTCAATTTTTCTACGTTTCTTGCAACCCTGAAAAACTGCTCGCTGATCTTCAAATTTTGTCGGAATCCTACGAAATCAAAGATCTACTCGTATGCGACCCCTTTCCGCAAACACCCCATTTGGAAGCGGTTGCCCTTTTAATTCCCAAAAATAGCTGAAGGATCCTCCGAATTCGTTCGATATTGTACCCAAAGAGACAAATTCCCAGGGTTCCGAACGATGAAATTTCGCGTCTTATATTCACTTCTACTTATCTCGCTGGCGATCGGTTGCAACACGGTCGTGATTAAGCCTTGGAATCCTCCTCATCAGATGAAGTCGGTGGACAAAATCAGAGTGCTATTAGGAAAAACCGATTCCGATCTACTCATAAAAGCGAGCGGGACAATCTCGGTATTCGATGTAAACGATCTTTTGATTAAACGCGCCTATGATATCGTTTCGATCGATGCAAGAAAAATCAAGGCTCCGATCCGTTTCGTCTCCGATACTCCCGGAATCGAATATAAAGGGAAAAGATATAGAGGAGAAATTCTTCTTCAGCCGGATAGATCAGGCACTTCGCTTATCATCAATGCGGTTTCCTTGGAAGAATATCTGTATGCCGTCGTTCCTTCCGAAGTGCCGGCTACTTGGCCGTCGGAAGCATTGAAGGCGCAAGCGATCTGCTCTAGAACCTATGCGGTTCGGGAAATGTTGAACAAGAAAGATTCTTCCTATGATGTGGAAGCGACAGTAAGCTCTCAAGCATACGCGGGCCTAGATAAGGAGAATCCAAAAACGACGAAAGCTGTCCGCGAAACCGAAGGAGTATTGGCCGTTTTCGACGAGGACCCGATTCATACTTTCTTTCATTCGAATAGCGGAGGAAAAACGGAAACTCCGGATCAAGTATGGGGAGGAAAAAGACTACCTTATCTGGAATCGGTCTCCTCCCGCTTTGACGATGCCGGAGATAATTTCGTCTGGAAGGAAGCCTTAAATCAGGATAAAATTGATCAGGCTTTAGTTTCATTAGGAGTAGGCAACGTCCAATCGATTCAAATTTTATCCAGAACCCCGTCCGGGAGAGTCGACTTAATGGAAGTTATAGGCTCCAAAGGAACGAATCGAATTAAAGGGAAAGAATTTCGTAGTTTGATGGGCTCTTCCGTAAAATCCCTTCGCTTCGGTATCAAAAGAGAGCACGATGGTTTCTTGGTTAAAGGAATGGGATCGGGGCACGGCGTCGGTTTAAGCCAATGGGGAAGCTTCGGAATGGCAAAGCAAAACTATTCCTATACGGAGATTCTTCGTCATTATTATCAAGGAATCGATTTTGCCCGAATCACGAAATAGATTCGATCGTTCAGCGTTTAGCCGAATATATAATT encodes the following:
- a CDS encoding DUF3015 domain-containing protein yields the protein MKNRLLAVLSVTALAGALFVSPRVEAKGYGMAGCGLGSLIIKNNDISQIFAATLNATGIQTFGITSGTSNCSSDGIVMKEKAQELFVTVNYESLEQEMALGKGEKLNTFAQLLGCTSDISSAQFGKMAKDKYSSLINSDTTPALLLSAVKSEVRKNESLAKSCALL
- a CDS encoding DUF3015 domain-containing protein, which produces MDKRLISIGLGAFLLLGSSANGIFANGYGAAGCGLGSVIFSNNTTVLQVLAATTNGTSANQTFGISTGSLNCTTDGIVKNEKAQEIFIAQNFESLEQEMSSGKGEKLSTLSHLLGCTPESTNQLGLLAKTNYAKLFGKETTPSTLLSAVKDGIREDQALSRSCRI
- a CDS encoding DUF3015 family protein, coding for MKKFLLSLLVVALAILPNYIAAKEGYGAAGCGLGAVVITENKKVHQVIAATVNGFLGNQTFGISTGTLNCKTASLAQKQKAQEIFVHMNYHYLEQEFAQGSGERVGALASLMGCRDSATFSKVGKEKFAVLFNQDTPDSFLQKMRQEVSSNQQLNTTCQL
- a CDS encoding SpoIID/LytB domain-containing protein, with product MKFRVLYSLLLISLAIGCNTVVIKPWNPPHQMKSVDKIRVLLGKTDSDLLIKASGTISVFDVNDLLIKRAYDIVSIDARKIKAPIRFVSDTPGIEYKGKRYRGEILLQPDRSGTSLIINAVSLEEYLYAVVPSEVPATWPSEALKAQAICSRTYAVREMLNKKDSSYDVEATVSSQAYAGLDKENPKTTKAVRETEGVLAVFDEDPIHTFFHSNSGGKTETPDQVWGGKRLPYLESVSSRFDDAGDNFVWKEALNQDKIDQALVSLGVGNVQSIQILSRTPSGRVDLMEVIGSKGTNRIKGKEFRSLMGSSVKSLRFGIKREHDGFLVKGMGSGHGVGLSQWGSFGMAKQNYSYTEILRHYYQGIDFARITK
- a CDS encoding class I SAM-dependent RNA methyltransferase; its protein translation is MPNTDNIEPTGVITIERLGRNLRGFGKLGGKSIEIPYSLVGDVYRVFKFGKRKFFYKWQADSLEKRDVTPECAHFGQCGGCSGQHLEYSKQFELKFAPIRQGLLERGIENFSVQPSTAQYHYRNRMDFAVFPDKIVGLRMAGNFRKIIPLDNCAIQSDWANEELSRIKIFLSEFPDIEYDRKKEVGFLKYVTLRKSVFTDDSMTIFTFTEDFKENPLLEKVADAAKRISIGKNLVFCFNRKKGEISASGESLVLRGKDSLLEIVLGRSFLIPFDGFFQPNPKEFLHILDFVKQRITPKKTLIDLFCGSGFFSLLFGKEFPSLLGIDVVPSSVASGLSVLQNEFPDKKLEMLSVDLFHKKGLEKLEATGLLHSEGVLIADPPRNGLSPELCGLLNRSKVGQFFYVSCNPEKLLADLQILSESYEIKDLLVCDPFPQTPHLEAVALLIPKNS